One region of Triticum aestivum cultivar Chinese Spring chromosome 6B, IWGSC CS RefSeq v2.1, whole genome shotgun sequence genomic DNA includes:
- the LOC123138337 gene encoding protein MOR1, with translation MRKPNGLSPSTHISSRGRVKATLEPSSFLPSTPQCLLLIPSRRLDLSCPRRHQHLLHSHASRRSPAPSPASSRSRSPPQGARPSVVLSHRPVWRGNRRPPTKTSVLAVDPRMRGDCARSMLQFFCWVLQSTIYEVDLDCILQSVHIYLQELGMEEIWRRAGADNKPLRMVKIVLHELVKLRGTAIKGHLSMVPIDSEHTSILISRPLQQLGC, from the exons ATGCGTAAGCCTAATGGTTTGTCTCCTTCCACGCACATCTCTTCACGCGGCAGGGTGAAAGCAACCCTAGAGCCCTCATCATTCCTTCCATCCACTCCCCAATGCCTCCTCCTCATCCCCAGCCGGCGGCTCGACCTCTCGTGCCCTCGCCGACATCAACATCTCCTGCACTCACACGCCAGCCGCCGATCTCCCGCGCCCTCACCCGCCAGCAGCCGAAGTCGCTCTCCCCCGCAG GGGGCTCGTCCTTCCGTGGTGCTCAGCCACCGTCCGGTTTGGAGGGGGAATAGGAGACCCCCAACGAAAACGAGCGTGCTAGCGGTGGACCCAAGGATGCGCGGTGATTGTGCCAGGTCCATGCTCCAGTTCTTCTGTTGG GTTCTTCAGAGTACAATATATGAGGTTGACCTTGATTGCATTCTTCAAAGTGTTCATATTTATTTACAAGAACTTGGAATGGAAGAGATATGGAGGAG GGCTGGAGCTGATAACAAGCCATTAAGAATGGTCAAAATTGTGCTACATGAACTTGTAAAGCTACGAGGCACAGCAATAAAAGGTCACCTTTCAATGGTTCCTATAGACTCTGAGCATACATCGATCTTAATCTCCAG ACCCTTGCAGCAGCTAGGATGTTAA